The Montipora foliosa isolate CH-2021 chromosome 1, ASM3666993v2, whole genome shotgun sequence DNA segment gtaaatatccaccacctcgccgcttcgcggttcggtaaatatccaccactagccacccgCACTTTGCCTCGGTGCAGTTATTTAGTTGTCAATTATTGTAATTGAAATAagtgtgaataaattaattgaattCAATTGTATCCACATGAACAATTCAAGTAAAGACAGCCACCAAAGGCGTTAGAAATGCAAATCATGCTTGGTGAAATGACCATGTCATTAATTTCGATTTCGCCTCAATCACAAGGTTTTTGAAATTGACACACCGCGATCACATCTTGTGCGGACAATAATTATCTCTTATCCACTCCCAGGACGGTATagtattctttttaacaaaGATTCGTGattttactcttttgttttcttattttttcaaaggatatatattttaaaatttctgatTGTTGCATTCAATCATCCGTTGAAGACTGCACTTCGGGTGAACAAAAGCTTGTGCCTTTTAGCCAGACAAGATTTTTCCGTTTTCAAATGATTCATCCTGGCTGGTGCCCCTCGATATTTTCAAGTATTAATCACATTTTTTCTCACTAGTTATGAGCCGGTGGACTCTTCGGTTGGGGATCTGCAAACTACAAAAGTGGCAAATCGTCCTCTTGGGTTTTCTTGTCTTCTCATCGATCGTATATTTCAGGCACAAAGAAAAGTCGGCTGATAAAGGTACCAGTTGTAAACGTTTTCTTTGATCAATACTACTATCTAAACGGCACTTCCAATCGAGTGCTTACGATTTGGGCTTTTCATGTATTAGCTGATAAAACCATACTTCTTATGCAtgaactggttatgaaaccccgAAAACtacaaaagcgagaacagtgaCATCGCGcttcatgttaacttgaccgTGACCGGGCACAATCTTTTGGCCTCGGTTCACACACTCAGTTTTGActaaattaatcgaaacttttgattgatTGTCTTCTCGAAAAAGAGTGTGGTTTGTGTATGGCCAgggccaaaacagcgaacaaaaacacaaacgaaaaaaatttgccgagtttcataaccatatCCTTATATTTATTACATGTAACTATGATAAAACCGAttcataaatttcaaaaattacCATGATTAGTTGatgcaagattcaaacttgaattTAAACAATTACAAATATGGGCAATTGAATGAATCGATAAAGTAAAGTTTGGGAATGCACAGGAAGGCAGTCGCGACTTgaaactaaaataaaagatCGAAATCAAAGACAAATTCTGAACTTCAGATTTGGGCTGGAGCCTTTGCCTGTGCCAAAGATAGGTTCCTAATgaataaactcttgttctaaGCCATcatagcttgattaagaaaataagacaaacagcagtgataaacattgtattcaaacgcattttttttataaaacttgacgtttcgtatgctagtcaacatacattttcaaaagtgaccgttacaatttttgaaaacattaGGGGTCTGAAACctcctagactgagaaaaatgatctgcagcagtacgtgtctagacataatgaggagtaatagctaaaacagcaaaggggaaggcttagctcttgaatgaacaaacccctggttccagacccctaatgtttacgatatatatatatatatatatatatatatatatatatatatatatatgttttcaaaaattgtaacggtctcttttgaaaatgtatgttgactagcatacgaaacgttttataaaaaaatgcgtttgaatacaatgtttatcaccgctgtttgtgttattttcctaatgaaTCCTGGGTATTTTCAGTCCCTTTTGGAGAACACGGACACAACTGCAATTACTGGTCGTGAGCGCTCTTAAAGGACTGGAACTACCCAGGATTCATTGGGAACTTACCATTGGCAAAGAAGAGATACACGCCAACTTTACTCTGACATTAAATATTCTCTCTTCCTATTTTAGAAATACGTAAGCCTTTGTCGTGGGAATTGAGTGGAATGAAATTTCACGCAAAAGATGCTGGCATTGAGGGCAAAAGCGCAGTAGGCGGACCTAATACACAAACTAACACCTTCGATGAAGATAAAATGCAACAAGGCAAAGGTTCGTGGATAGAAGGTGTGGTTTCGAAAATGCTTCCTAGGCTTTACTCCGACAGGCAACGTTATAATGAAACGTGTAGTCATAAATGGCAAAAAGAATACAAGAGTCTTCACAAAGATATTTTAGAGGGACGCAGACCGCGAAAGTTTATTGTGTTTACTTGCAAAGAGCAAGAATATGGATGTTCTGGTTATGGTAACCGCTTAGCAGCACTTACGTCGCTTCTCTATCTTTCCATTTTAACCCAACGAGCATTTTTGATTGAATGGGATATGGATGCAGGGGTACCACTCGAACATCACCTTTCTACAAATAACATTGCGTGGAATTATCCTGTCAAGGAGCTACAAGAACTTAAGACGAGGAAGCATCTTTGGGCCAAGTACCGCCCAAAAAGAAATGGCACGTTTAACGTAATAGATTCCAAAGCAAAGTTGGCAGCTTGGCTAAAGAAAACTGATTTACAGGCGTTCTTTGACCGCCCCGTTGAAAAGATAATGGGAATGTGGTATTTTGTCGATGTTTTATTGAAAAACGAATTCTTGAAAAATCATGCCATCGAATTGGGGATCAGTTCCAGTGGAACTTATTACAGTTTTATAGGCTGTGCTTTTGAATTTCTCTTTCAAAAGACACGCACATTAGAAGAACGGCTTGAATCAACGCGGAATTCACTTAGTCTTGAAAGATCGGCTTTTAAGATTGGGATACAAGTTAGAATGGGCGACATATCCTTTGGAAAGAGCTTGCCGTATAATGACATCAATTATAAAGATTTCTTTAATTGCGCTCAGGCGTTAAGTGAAGCAATTTCGACACGAAATCAAACACGTTTCATGGAAAGAAGGATACGATGGTTTCTTGCAACGGACGATATTAAGGTTAAAAAGTTTGCAATCGAGAATTACTCCCCAAATACAGTCACCCAAATGATAACTCCGCAACACATAACACGTTTGACAATGCTGACACGTTCGGAATCCGTGGAAAGTATGTTGGATATAATTGTGGACCATTTATTGTTGTCTGAGTGCACTTTTCTCATTTTGTCCAGAGGAAGTACTTTTGGAAAGACTGCGGCTGCACTCACGTTTCATTCCGCGGAAACGTTGACGT contains these protein-coding regions:
- the LOC137991972 gene encoding uncharacterized protein isoform X8; this encodes MLLRVMSRWTLRLGICKLQKWQIVLLGFLVFSSIVYFRHKEKSADKEIRKPLSWELSGMKFHAKDAGIEGKSAVGGPNTQTNTFDEDKMQQGKGSWIEGVVSKMLPRLYSDRQRYNETCSHKWQKEYKSLHKDILEGRRPRKFIVFTCKEQEYGCSGYGNRLAALTSLLYLSILTQRAFLIEWDMDAGVPLEHHLSTNNIAWNYPVKELQELKTRKHLWAKYRPKRNGTFNVIDSKAKLAAWLKKTDLQAFFDRPVEKIMGMWYFVDVLLKNEFLKNHAIELGISSSGTYYSFIGCAFEFLFQKTRTLEERLESTRNSLSLERSAFKIGIQVRMGDISFGKSLPYNDINYKDFFNCAQALSEAISTRNQTRFMERRIRWFLATDDIKVKKFAIENYSPNTVTQMITPQHITRLTMLTRSESVESMLDIIVDHLLLSECTFLILSRGSTFGKTAAALTFHSAETLTFGRTCAKMARNEHRNENHK
- the LOC137991972 gene encoding uncharacterized protein isoform X3, whose protein sequence is MLVKFYCACGTKSGQREFGTGPRREVMSRWTLRLGICKLQKWQIVLLGFLVFSSIVYFRHKEKSADKEIRKPLSWELSGMKFHAKDAGIEGKSAVGGPNTQTNTFDEDKMQQGKGSWIEGVVSKMLPRLYSDRQRYNETCSHKWQKEYKSLHKDILEGRRPRKFIVFTCKEQEYGCSGYGNRLAALTSLLYLSILTQRAFLIEWDMDAGVPLEHHLSTNNIAWNYPVKELQELKTRKHLWAKYRPKRNGTFNVIDSKAKLAAWLKKTDLQAFFDRPVEKIMGMWYFVDVLLKNEFLKNHAIELGISSSGTYYSFIGCAFEFLFQKTRTLEERLESTRNSLSLERSAFKIGIQVRMGDISFGKSLPYNDINYKDFFNCAQALSEAISTRNQTRFMERRIRWFLATDDIKVKKFAIENYSPNTVTQMITPQHITRLTMLTRSESVESMLDIIVDHLLLSECTFLILSRGSTFGKTAAALTFHSAETLTFGRTCAKMARNEHRNENHK
- the LOC137991972 gene encoding uncharacterized protein isoform X5 — translated: MSVHALVLKRIREVMSRWTLRLGICKLQKWQIVLLGFLVFSSIVYFRHKEKSADKEIRKPLSWELSGMKFHAKDAGIEGKSAVGGPNTQTNTFDEDKMQQGKGSWIEGVVSKMLPRLYSDRQRYNETCSHKWQKEYKSLHKDILEGRRPRKFIVFTCKEQEYGCSGYGNRLAALTSLLYLSILTQRAFLIEWDMDAGVPLEHHLSTNNIAWNYPVKELQELKTRKHLWAKYRPKRNGTFNVIDSKAKLAAWLKKTDLQAFFDRPVEKIMGMWYFVDVLLKNEFLKNHAIELGISSSGTYYSFIGCAFEFLFQKTRTLEERLESTRNSLSLERSAFKIGIQVRMGDISFGKSLPYNDINYKDFFNCAQALSEAISTRNQTRFMERRIRWFLATDDIKVKKFAIENYSPNTVTQMITPQHITRLTMLTRSESVESMLDIIVDHLLLSECTFLILSRGSTFGKTAAALTFHSAETLTFGRTCAKMARNEHRNENHK
- the LOC137991972 gene encoding uncharacterized protein isoform X6 — translated: MSVHALVLKRIHEVMSRWTLRLGICKLQKWQIVLLGFLVFSSIVYFRHKEKSADKEIRKPLSWELSGMKFHAKDAGIEGKSAVGGPNTQTNTFDEDKMQQGKGSWIEGVVSKMLPRLYSDRQRYNETCSHKWQKEYKSLHKDILEGRRPRKFIVFTCKEQEYGCSGYGNRLAALTSLLYLSILTQRAFLIEWDMDAGVPLEHHLSTNNIAWNYPVKELQELKTRKHLWAKYRPKRNGTFNVIDSKAKLAAWLKKTDLQAFFDRPVEKIMGMWYFVDVLLKNEFLKNHAIELGISSSGTYYSFIGCAFEFLFQKTRTLEERLESTRNSLSLERSAFKIGIQVRMGDISFGKSLPYNDINYKDFFNCAQALSEAISTRNQTRFMERRIRWFLATDDIKVKKFAIENYSPNTVTQMITPQHITRLTMLTRSESVESMLDIIVDHLLLSECTFLILSRGSTFGKTAAALTFHSAETLTFGRTCAKMARNEHRNENHK
- the LOC137991972 gene encoding uncharacterized protein isoform X10 translates to MSRWTLRLGICKLQKWQIVLLGFLVFSSIVYFRHKEKSADKEIRKPLSWELSGMKFHAKDAGIEGKSAVGGPNTQTNTFDEDKMQQGKGSWIEGVVSKMLPRLYSDRQRYNETCSHKWQKEYKSLHKDILEGRRPRKFIVFTCKEQEYGCSGYGNRLAALTSLLYLSILTQRAFLIEWDMDAGVPLEHHLSTNNIAWNYPVKELQELKTRKHLWAKYRPKRNGTFNVIDSKAKLAAWLKKTDLQAFFDRPVEKIMGMWYFVDVLLKNEFLKNHAIELGISSSGTYYSFIGCAFEFLFQKTRTLEERLESTRNSLSLERSAFKIGIQVRMGDISFGKSLPYNDINYKDFFNCAQALSEAISTRNQTRFMERRIRWFLATDDIKVKKFAIENYSPNTVTQMITPQHITRLTMLTRSESVESMLDIIVDHLLLSECTFLILSRGSTFGKTAAALTFHSAETLTFGRTCAKMARNEHRNENHK
- the LOC137991972 gene encoding uncharacterized protein isoform X2, which gives rise to MLVKFYCACGTKSGQREFGAGPRRKVMSRWTLRLGICKLQKWQIVLLGFLVFSSIVYFRHKEKSADKEIRKPLSWELSGMKFHAKDAGIEGKSAVGGPNTQTNTFDEDKMQQGKGSWIEGVVSKMLPRLYSDRQRYNETCSHKWQKEYKSLHKDILEGRRPRKFIVFTCKEQEYGCSGYGNRLAALTSLLYLSILTQRAFLIEWDMDAGVPLEHHLSTNNIAWNYPVKELQELKTRKHLWAKYRPKRNGTFNVIDSKAKLAAWLKKTDLQAFFDRPVEKIMGMWYFVDVLLKNEFLKNHAIELGISSSGTYYSFIGCAFEFLFQKTRTLEERLESTRNSLSLERSAFKIGIQVRMGDISFGKSLPYNDINYKDFFNCAQALSEAISTRNQTRFMERRIRWFLATDDIKVKKFAIENYSPNTVTQMITPQHITRLTMLTRSESVESMLDIIVDHLLLSECTFLILSRGSTFGKTAAALTFHSAETLTFGRTCAKMARNEHRNENHK